Proteins encoded within one genomic window of Lysinibacillus sphaericus:
- the pabC gene encoding aminodeoxychorismate lyase: MQCWLNGNYVAAEELRISPFDHGFLYGLGFFETLRTYNGKVLFWEAHMERLQAALTQFHIHLPYTKQDLLAVIKQLNLAAGGQDGYFRLNVSAGEHSIGLQPSEYTQPNVIVFRKELPDTPRGKEKTAQWLEVRRNTPEGVLRVKSHHYGNNVLGRFEMSSLAMQEGFFLTEEGYVAEGVTSNIFWVKDDILYTPSLEAGILPGITRAWVLEHAQSVGIEIREGLFTKNDVEQGSECFITNSVQELVPICMLEDIQFLGNKGPIYLRLHEAFIKEVEQQ, translated from the coding sequence ATGCAGTGCTGGTTGAACGGGAACTATGTAGCAGCGGAGGAATTGCGAATTTCACCATTTGACCATGGTTTTTTATATGGCTTAGGTTTTTTCGAGACGTTGCGTACTTACAATGGGAAGGTATTATTTTGGGAAGCGCATATGGAACGTTTACAAGCGGCACTTACGCAGTTCCATATTCATCTGCCTTATACAAAACAGGATTTACTAGCTGTTATTAAACAACTAAATTTAGCTGCCGGTGGGCAAGATGGTTATTTTCGTTTAAATGTATCTGCTGGGGAGCATAGTATAGGTTTGCAACCGAGCGAGTATACACAACCCAATGTAATCGTCTTTCGGAAAGAGTTGCCTGATACTCCTCGTGGTAAGGAAAAAACAGCGCAATGGTTAGAGGTAAGACGGAATACTCCTGAAGGCGTTTTACGTGTCAAGTCGCATCATTATGGCAATAACGTTTTAGGAAGGTTTGAAATGTCCTCTTTAGCCATGCAGGAAGGTTTCTTTTTAACAGAGGAGGGCTATGTGGCTGAAGGTGTCACTTCAAATATATTTTGGGTGAAAGATGATATACTATATACGCCTTCTTTAGAAGCGGGTATATTACCTGGTATTACGAGAGCATGGGTACTAGAACATGCGCAGTCAGTAGGTATTGAAATACGAGAAGGTTTATTTACTAAAAACGATGTGGAGCAAGGGAGCGAATGTTTTATTACAAACTCTGTGCAAGAGCTTGTTCCGATTTGCATGTTAGAAGATATTCAGTTTTTAGGCAATAAAGGACCGATTTATTTACGTTTACATGAGGCGTTTATCAAAGAGGTGGAACAACAATAG
- the pabA gene encoding aminodeoxychorismate/anthranilate synthase component II, whose product MILMIDNYDSFTYNLVQYFGEFGHELIVKRNDSLTIADIEKLAPDMIVISPGPCSPNEAGESLNIIRYFAGNIPILGVCLGHQAIAQVFGGHVIRAERLMHGKTSPVLHAEKGLHAGMPNPFQATRYHSLIVEKESLPACFDVTAWTAEGEIMGIRHKEYPIEGVQYHPESIMTEQGKKLLRHFIELYVEGAK is encoded by the coding sequence ATGATTTTAATGATTGATAACTATGATTCTTTTACATATAATCTTGTGCAGTATTTTGGAGAATTTGGACATGAGTTAATTGTAAAAAGAAATGATTCGCTCACAATTGCGGATATTGAAAAACTTGCGCCCGATATGATTGTGATTTCTCCTGGGCCTTGTAGTCCGAACGAAGCTGGTGAAAGTCTAAACATCATTCGATATTTCGCGGGAAATATTCCTATTTTAGGGGTGTGTCTTGGACATCAAGCAATAGCTCAAGTTTTTGGAGGACATGTTATTCGTGCAGAACGTTTAATGCATGGTAAAACGTCTCCGGTGTTGCATGCGGAAAAGGGCCTACATGCAGGTATGCCCAATCCATTTCAAGCAACACGATATCATTCGCTCATTGTGGAAAAAGAAAGCTTACCAGCCTGTTTTGATGTGACAGCGTGGACTGCAGAAGGAGAAATTATGGGGATTCGGCATAAAGAGTATCCAATCGAAGGAGTTCAATATCATCCAGAATCTATTATGACGGAACAGGGGAAAAAGCTTCTACGTCATTTTATCGAATTGTATGTAGAAGGAGCGAAGTAA
- a CDS encoding anthranilate synthase component I family protein, translating to MNTLSTKSVKMDADAFFYSYKKQTTDEKAHVFLESGRGGHYSIAAWQPLATAQSIEGGLLIEWRDGTREMLYGEPLDLLEQLVANYQLTYDAKLPVFQGGAIGFVSYDYARKIEELPELATDDLKVPDIYFYLFDCWAVHDVKTNEVTFMKLANCDVNLEERAHAWQVAAQEGLQLRKFEKTNAVEVVNDESELLVSFAGTAFEAAVRKIQSYIAQGDVFQVNLSVRQSKKLNATAMDVYEALRAFNPSPYMAYIEAPDFAVVSGSPELLVKRQGKELSTRPIAGTRPRGKSDEQDIALAQELIDNEKERAEHVMLVDLERNDLGRVSAYGTVEVDEFMVIERYSHVMHIVSNVRGEIAEGKTNADVVRAMFPGGTITGAPKIRTMEIIEELEPVRRGLYTGSIGWLGYTGDMELNIVIRTAFVKDGMAYIQAGAGIVIDSVPEREYQESLNKAKAMWQAKAMAEERAK from the coding sequence GTGAATACATTATCTACGAAATCAGTGAAAATGGACGCAGACGCGTTTTTTTATAGCTATAAAAAGCAAACGACAGATGAAAAAGCCCATGTATTTTTAGAGAGTGGACGTGGGGGACACTATTCGATCGCCGCATGGCAGCCATTAGCAACTGCTCAATCAATTGAGGGTGGTTTGCTTATAGAGTGGAGAGATGGCACCCGCGAAATGTTATACGGGGAGCCACTTGATTTGTTAGAACAGTTAGTAGCGAACTATCAATTAACTTATGATGCTAAACTGCCTGTTTTCCAAGGAGGCGCCATCGGTTTTGTGTCATATGATTACGCACGGAAAATTGAGGAGCTGCCAGAACTAGCAACAGATGATTTAAAGGTGCCAGATATTTATTTTTATTTATTTGATTGTTGGGCAGTACATGATGTTAAGACAAATGAAGTAACGTTTATGAAGTTAGCAAACTGTGATGTGAACCTTGAAGAGCGAGCACATGCTTGGCAAGTAGCGGCACAGGAAGGTTTGCAGTTAAGGAAATTTGAAAAGACAAATGCTGTTGAAGTGGTAAATGATGAAAGTGAACTGCTTGTGTCATTTGCAGGCACTGCCTTTGAAGCTGCTGTGAGGAAAATTCAAAGCTATATAGCACAAGGTGACGTGTTTCAAGTGAATTTATCAGTTCGTCAATCGAAAAAATTAAATGCTACAGCAATGGATGTTTATGAAGCGTTACGTGCATTTAATCCTTCGCCATATATGGCGTATATTGAAGCCCCTGATTTTGCGGTTGTGTCTGGTTCACCAGAGCTATTGGTGAAACGCCAAGGTAAGGAGTTATCAACACGACCAATAGCAGGAACGCGTCCGAGAGGAAAGTCTGATGAACAAGACATTGCGTTGGCACAGGAGTTAATTGATAACGAGAAGGAGCGAGCAGAACATGTGATGCTCGTTGATTTAGAACGCAATGATTTAGGGAGAGTATCAGCATACGGTACAGTGGAGGTCGATGAGTTTATGGTCATTGAACGCTATTCCCATGTCATGCATATTGTGTCAAATGTGCGTGGTGAGATAGCTGAAGGAAAGACCAATGCGGATGTCGTTCGAGCGATGTTCCCAGGTGGGACGATTACAGGAGCACCTAAAATTCGTACGATGGAAATTATTGAAGAATTAGAACCAGTCCGTCGAGGGTTATATACGGGTTCCATTGGCTGGTTAGGCTATACAGGGGATATGGAGTTGAATATTGTAATACGAACAGCGTTTGTTAAAGATGGGATGGCCTATATCCAAGCTGGTGCAGGAATAGTTATTGATTCTGTTCCGGAAAGAGAATACCAAGAATCTTTAAATAAAGCAAAAGCTATGTGGCAGGCTAAGGCAATGGCGGAGGAGCGAGCAAAATGA
- the cysK gene encoding cysteine synthase A, protein MSRLANSVAELVGKTPIVKLNHATSENEGTVYVKLEYFNPGSSVKDRLALAMIEAAEKDGTLKPGGTIIEPTSGNTGIGLAMIAAAKGYKAILVMPETMSLERRNLLRAYGADLVLTPGPAGMKGAISKAEELSAEHGYFLPQQFTNPANAVVHRLTTGPEIVEAFDGLKLDGFVAGVGTGGTITGAGSVLKEKYPEIEIIAVEPKDSPVLSGGQPGPHKIQGIGAGFVPSVLDTDVYSSVFPVENEIAFEVARKVAREEGILCGISSGAAIYAAIETAKRLGKGSNVLAIVPSNGERYLSTPLYQFED, encoded by the coding sequence ATGAGTAGATTAGCGAACTCAGTAGCTGAATTAGTTGGTAAAACACCAATTGTAAAATTAAATCATGCAACAAGTGAAAATGAAGGTACTGTATATGTTAAATTAGAGTATTTTAACCCAGGGAGCTCAGTAAAAGACCGTTTAGCGTTGGCGATGATTGAAGCTGCTGAAAAAGACGGAACGTTAAAACCAGGTGGTACGATTATTGAACCTACTTCTGGTAATACAGGAATTGGATTAGCAATGATTGCTGCAGCTAAGGGCTATAAAGCAATTTTAGTAATGCCAGAAACAATGAGTTTAGAGCGACGTAATTTACTGCGTGCTTATGGTGCTGATTTAGTGTTAACACCTGGACCAGCTGGCATGAAAGGTGCCATTTCAAAGGCGGAAGAGTTATCTGCAGAGCACGGATACTTTTTACCACAGCAATTCACTAACCCAGCAAACGCAGTTGTTCACCGTTTAACAACAGGGCCAGAAATCGTGGAAGCTTTTGACGGCTTGAAATTAGATGGATTTGTTGCAGGTGTTGGTACAGGTGGTACAATTACGGGTGCTGGTAGCGTATTAAAAGAGAAGTACCCAGAAATTGAAATTATTGCTGTTGAGCCAAAAGATTCTCCAGTACTTTCAGGAGGTCAACCAGGTCCACATAAAATCCAAGGTATTGGTGCTGGATTCGTGCCTTCTGTTTTAGATACAGACGTTTATTCTTCAGTATTCCCTGTAGAAAACGAAATTGCGTTTGAAGTAGCACGTAAAGTAGCGCGTGAAGAGGGTATTCTATGCGGTATTTCTTCAGGTGCAGCAATCTATGCAGCAATTGAGACAGCAAAACGCTTAGGTAAGGGCTCAAATGTCCTTGCAATCGTACCTTCAAATGGTGAGCGTTACCTATCTACACCTTTATACCAATTTGAAGACTAA
- a CDS encoding peptidyl-prolyl cis-trans isomerase: MSSTRNRRPQTSSTPNQTPLLQRRLKTKPALIVIAILLLGNFLWFIAWLIPNKGQEIGSDEQVAAVDGDVITRQEWMIAMEERYGKETLQNLVNESVMEKAADKYKIKVSNQEIDLELALMRSAQDKFDTALQNLSADQLKQKIRSGLILDKVLTKDVVIKEDSIKKYYEENKALYNTDTSYRTNFIEVDSKKAAEEALSELKNGSDFSVLAREISIDSASASLGGDIGFLTEKQGNIDPALLKAVKTLSANEISKVFKLDNGHYGIVQVQEVIEGQSFTYDDVKEHIERELALEQLQQSITPEAFWSEFKATWYYGEEKK, from the coding sequence ATGAGCTCAACGCGTAATCGGAGACCACAGACATCTTCAACACCCAACCAAACGCCCTTATTGCAACGCCGTTTAAAAACAAAGCCGGCTTTAATAGTTATTGCTATCTTATTACTAGGGAATTTTTTATGGTTTATTGCTTGGTTAATTCCAAATAAAGGTCAGGAAATTGGTAGCGACGAACAAGTCGCTGCCGTTGATGGCGATGTAATAACACGCCAAGAGTGGATGATTGCTATGGAAGAACGCTATGGTAAAGAAACTCTCCAAAACTTAGTGAATGAATCTGTTATGGAAAAGGCTGCTGATAAATATAAAATAAAAGTGTCTAATCAAGAGATTGATTTAGAACTTGCGTTAATGCGTTCAGCTCAAGATAAATTCGATACAGCATTGCAAAATCTTTCGGCCGACCAGTTAAAGCAGAAAATTCGCTCTGGGCTTATTTTAGATAAAGTACTAACAAAAGATGTTGTGATTAAAGAAGACAGTATTAAAAAATACTATGAAGAAAATAAAGCGTTATATAATACTGACACAAGTTATCGTACAAATTTTATTGAGGTAGACTCAAAAAAAGCTGCTGAAGAAGCGTTAAGTGAACTAAAAAATGGGTCTGATTTTTCTGTGCTGGCACGTGAAATTTCAATTGACAGTGCATCGGCTAGCTTAGGTGGAGACATAGGGTTCTTAACAGAGAAGCAGGGCAATATTGATCCAGCTCTGTTAAAAGCGGTTAAAACGTTATCGGCAAATGAAATTAGTAAGGTATTTAAGTTAGATAATGGCCATTACGGAATTGTGCAAGTTCAAGAAGTAATAGAAGGTCAATCCTTTACATATGACGATGTGAAAGAACATATCGAACGGGAGCTTGCGTTGGAGCAATTGCAACAATCAATAACACCTGAAGCATTTTGGTCTGAATTTAAGGCGACTTGGTATTATGGTGAAGAAAAGAAATGA
- the hslO gene encoding Hsp33 family molecular chaperone HslO, which yields MKDYLVRGLGFNGQVRVFAACTTATVGEAQRRHNTWPVVSAALGRSMTAGVMMGAMLKGQEKITIKIEGNGPIGPMVIDSNAQGEVRGFVTNPHVHFDLNEQGKLDVRAGVGTEGALTIVKDLGLRDMFSGQTPIISGEIAEDFTYYFATSEQVPSSVGLGVLVNPDNSILAAGGFILQLMPGCEEETIDAIEQHLATLEPVSKMIEKGYTPEQILEAVLGEGKVQILDSMPVEFKCQCSKERFGAAILGLGSQEIQEMIDEDGAAEAQCHFCLETYHFSKEELEGFIDELNA from the coding sequence ATGAAAGATTATTTAGTTCGAGGTTTAGGATTTAATGGGCAGGTGCGTGTTTTCGCTGCTTGTACAACAGCAACTGTAGGAGAAGCACAACGCCGTCATAATACATGGCCAGTTGTGTCTGCAGCTCTTGGTCGTTCCATGACTGCTGGTGTCATGATGGGAGCTATGTTAAAAGGTCAAGAAAAGATTACCATTAAAATCGAAGGTAATGGTCCAATCGGTCCTATGGTAATTGATAGTAACGCTCAAGGTGAAGTGCGTGGTTTTGTAACAAATCCACACGTGCATTTTGATTTAAACGAACAAGGCAAGTTGGATGTACGAGCTGGTGTCGGGACGGAAGGCGCGTTAACGATTGTCAAGGATCTGGGCTTACGTGATATGTTCTCTGGCCAAACACCAATTATATCTGGAGAAATTGCAGAAGATTTTACTTACTATTTTGCAACATCTGAACAGGTGCCTTCATCTGTAGGGCTTGGTGTACTAGTTAATCCGGATAATTCTATTCTAGCGGCGGGCGGCTTTATTCTTCAACTTATGCCGGGCTGTGAAGAAGAAACAATCGACGCAATCGAGCAACATTTAGCGACGCTAGAGCCTGTATCGAAAATGATTGAAAAGGGCTATACGCCAGAGCAAATTTTAGAGGCTGTATTAGGAGAAGGAAAAGTCCAAATTTTAGATTCAATGCCGGTTGAATTTAAATGTCAATGTTCAAAAGAGCGATTTGGTGCAGCAATTTTAGGTTTGGGTTCGCAGGAAATTCAAGAAATGATTGATGAAGATGGTGCGGCTGAAGCACAATGTCACTTCTGTTTAGAAACATATCATTTCTCAAAAGAAGAACTAGAAGGTTTTATCGATGAGCTCAACGCGTAA
- a CDS encoding type III pantothenate kinase yields the protein MILVLDAGNSNIVLGVYDTNDQLAFHWRMVTDLHKTEDEYAMQVLAFFNHAGISFEQITGIIISSVVPPIMFSLEAMCKKYFRKKPLVVGPGVKTGLNIKYENPREVGSDRIVNAIAGLDAYKAPLIIVDFGTATTYCYLNEKGDYMGGAIAPGISISTEALYTQAARLPRIEILRSTHIVGKTTVSAMQAGIFYGFVGQVEGIVNRMKAQSKEEPLVIATGGLANLIAGETQVIDVVDPFLTLKGLYKLYKRNQ from the coding sequence ATGATTTTAGTATTGGATGCAGGAAATTCAAATATTGTATTGGGAGTCTATGATACAAATGATCAGCTCGCTTTTCATTGGCGAATGGTTACGGATCTTCATAAAACGGAAGACGAATATGCGATGCAAGTACTCGCTTTTTTTAACCATGCAGGCATTTCATTTGAACAAATTACTGGCATTATTATATCCTCGGTTGTACCGCCGATTATGTTTTCGTTAGAAGCAATGTGCAAAAAATATTTCCGGAAAAAACCATTGGTCGTTGGACCCGGTGTAAAAACAGGTTTAAACATTAAATATGAAAACCCACGAGAGGTTGGTTCAGATCGAATCGTAAACGCTATAGCAGGGCTCGATGCTTATAAAGCACCGTTAATTATTGTGGATTTTGGTACGGCAACAACATATTGTTATTTGAATGAAAAAGGCGATTATATGGGCGGTGCTATTGCTCCAGGCATTTCGATTTCAACAGAGGCACTTTATACGCAGGCAGCTCGATTACCACGTATTGAAATTCTTCGATCTACACATATTGTTGGAAAAACAACCGTTTCTGCGATGCAGGCCGGCATTTTTTATGGTTTTGTTGGACAAGTGGAGGGCATTGTTAATCGCATGAAGGCACAAAGTAAAGAAGAGCCACTTGTTATTGCAACTGGAGGATTAGCCAATTTAATTGCTGGGGAGACGCAAGTGATAGATGTCGTTGATCCATTTTTAACATTAAAAGGTTTATATAAGTTATATAAACGTAACCAATAA
- a CDS encoding aldo/keto reductase, whose product MENVTLNNGLEMPLVGYGVFRVPDGDDLAEAVKTAIAKGYRSIDTAQVYRNEESVGRGIRAAIDEGLVAREELFVTSKVWNDGLSYEETLAAYASSLEKLGLDYLDLYLIHWPGLDTNYIEAYKALEKIYQDGRVRSIGVSNFHVHHLEQLLKETTVIPVINQIEFHPHLTQEEVRNYCKEHRIQVEAWSPLMNGSLLEEALIQQLASKYNKTPAQIVLRYDVQHGVVTIPKTMTPSRMTENLDVFDFALADEEMAQLDAMNDGLRCGPDPEKFNFK is encoded by the coding sequence ATGGAAAACGTAACATTGAATAATGGACTAGAAATGCCTTTAGTAGGCTATGGTGTATTCCGTGTACCAGATGGAGATGATTTGGCTGAAGCTGTTAAAACGGCTATCGCAAAAGGTTATCGTAGCATAGATACTGCACAAGTGTACCGTAATGAGGAAAGCGTTGGGCGAGGAATTCGCGCAGCAATTGATGAAGGTCTAGTTGCGCGTGAGGAGCTTTTTGTAACTTCAAAAGTTTGGAATGACGGACTTTCTTATGAAGAGACACTTGCCGCATACGCTAGCAGTTTAGAAAAATTAGGTTTAGATTATTTAGATTTATATTTAATTCATTGGCCAGGTTTAGATACGAACTATATTGAGGCATATAAAGCGCTTGAAAAAATTTATCAGGACGGGCGTGTTCGTTCCATTGGTGTCAGCAATTTTCATGTACATCATTTAGAACAATTATTAAAAGAAACAACGGTTATTCCTGTTATCAATCAAATAGAATTTCACCCCCATCTGACACAGGAAGAAGTACGTAATTATTGCAAAGAACATCGTATTCAAGTTGAAGCATGGTCACCATTAATGAATGGTTCTTTGTTGGAGGAAGCGTTAATTCAACAGTTAGCAAGTAAATACAACAAAACACCAGCACAAATCGTTTTGCGATATGATGTTCAACATGGTGTTGTAACAATCCCAAAAACAATGACACCATCACGTATGACTGAAAATTTAGATGTTTTTGATTTTGCATTAGCTGATGAAGAAATGGCACAGTTAGATGCTATGAATGACGGCTTGCGTTGCGGACCAGACCCTGAAAAATTTAATTTTAAATAA